Proteins co-encoded in one Arachis stenosperma cultivar V10309 chromosome 7, arast.V10309.gnm1.PFL2, whole genome shotgun sequence genomic window:
- the LOC130940756 gene encoding uncharacterized protein LOC130940756 isoform X1: MEHSRFQKVLPSNTMEPRNGEFQPGLQPMMQDRPDDMHTIRRPPNVGTAQAKPVLNFSIQTGEEFALEFMRDRVNLGKPMFPNVGDTNYTPGYMDLKGILGISHPTSESGSDISMLSMVDKYPKEFERVNTSLQGDKSNYGSIRSIPRTSMTQDSRQLVQKYGSSRGSDSSSMLLKFLCSFGGRILPRPSDGKLRYVGGDTRILRIRKNISWQELLQKALLMYSQVHAIKYQLPGEDLDALVSVSCDEDLQNMMEECNHLEDREGSQKPRMFLFSLSDLEDAQFGLSGLGDDSEIQYVVAVNGMDMGSRRNSTLIGVNFSANDLHDLDRQNTERETGKVAVESVGVNNSLLNNKFDSSPNVESLQPVLPTSSNSYERYPQSLQPMHHGDPVGQYHVSRSVVEDIPTTMPPRALINQDGVFSKGHPPVGLPVHNSEIPPVVTKKKGDSLIEQASDQGKVLYLETPSSAPTQLFDGYMKNNFPEATAVVTMPEGYPIPPTKKDQLQNYEDGASTSNSGFGPTYVDSQSNAVDFSSLNPPPLPERVYYSERIPREQVDLLNRSTKSDDLHGSQFNISDLLSDAKPSDSVTGSDNNLHNGNQPLRSEELGVAAKPLPADGYAIDNGTAKHQIYKHFPDPSSQLKSKLTEHVNSELKKVPSARQLEDPASCLPEVDWGNATVTESNESRMVQGLPVSLNGNQTTKDDFQPSSSVASKTSQGDILIDIDDRFPREVLSDMYKALLEEGFSGRHPLTSDGVGLSINVKNHEPTPWEYFHKLAQEGLNNVSLIDQDHVSFSPAIEEVEDEGRTQHVTPLTTGEIYQKDLHGRVETETTILKPNDPLVKDTESMQFNAIMENIRAQESVFEDGKFETRNRTPPVDPPVSEIDPNSLQVIMNEDLEELKELGSGTFGTVYHGKWRGTDVAIKRIKKSCFTGRSSEQERLTLEFWREADILSKLHHPNVVAFYGVVQDGPGGTMATVTEYMVDGSLRHVLLRKDRYLDRRKRLIIAMDAAFGMEYLHSKNIVHFDLKCDNLLVNLKDPLRPICKVGDFGLSKIKRNTLVSGGVRGTLPWMAPELLNGSSNKVSEKVDVFSFGIVLWEILTGEEPYANMHYGAIIGGIVNNTLRPTIPSYCDSEWRTLMEQCWAPNPAVRPSFTEIARRLRVMSVAASQAKVQGQKASK; the protein is encoded by the exons ATGGAACATTCAAGATTCCAAAAAGTGCTTCCAAGCAATACAATGGAACCAAGAAATGGTGAATTCCAGCCTGGGTTGCAGCCAATGATGCAGGATCGACCGGATGACATGCATACAATTAGAAGACCACCTAATGTTGGTACGGCACAAGCCAAACCTGTACTTAATTTTTCCATACAGACAGGTGAGGAATTTGCTCTCGAATTTATGAGAGATAGGGTGAATCTTGGGAAGCCTATGTTTCCAAATGTCGGTGACACTAATTATACACCAGGTTATATGGATCTAAAAGGCATTTTAGGCATTAGTCATCCAACATCAGAAAGTGGATCAGACATTTCCATGCTTTCAATGGTTGACAAATATCCAAAAGAGTTCGAAAGAGTGAACACATCATTGCAGGGAGACAAAAGCAATTATGGGTCAATTCGATCAATACCAAGAACTTCAATGACTCAGGACAGTAGACAACTTGTGCAGAAGTATGGCTCTTCTCGAGGTTCCGATAGCTCATCAATGCTATTGAAGTTCCTTTGCAGCTTTGGTGGGAGAATATTACCTCGACCAAGTGATGGAAAACTAAGGTATGTTGGAGGTGATACACGTATTCTTCGTATAAGAAAGAATATATCTTGGCAGGAGCTCTTGCAGAAAGCATTATTAATGTATAGTCAGGTTCATGCAATCAAGTATCAGCTTCCGGGGGAAGATCTTGATGCTTTGGTATCTGTGTCATGTGATGAAGATTTGCAGAATATGATGGAAGAATGTAACCATCTAGAAGACAGAGAAGGATCACAAAAGCCTAGGATGTTTTTGTTCTCATTGAGTGATTTGGAGGACGCTCAATTTGGTCTCAGTGGTTTGGGTGATGATTCTGAGATCCAATATGTTGTTGCTGTTAACGGCATGGACATGGGATCAAGAAGAAACTCAACCCTGATTGGCGTGAACTTTTCAGCAAATGATCTGCATGATTTGGACAGGCAGAACACTGAAAGGGAGACTGGTAAAGTTGCTGTTGAATCTGTAGGTGTCAACAATTCTCTCTTGAATAACAAATTTGACTCATCACCAAATGTGGAATCCTTGCAACCAGTGCTACCTACTTCCTCAAATTCTTATGAAAGATATCCACAGTCCTTGCAACCAATGCACCATGGGGATCCTGTTGGTCAATATCATGTATCTAGATCTGTTGTTGAAGACATTCCTACTACTATGCCTCCTCGTGCACTGATTAATCAAGATGGGGTTTTTAGCAAAGGCCATCCACCAGTCGGATTACCAGTACATAATTCTGAAATACCACCAGTGGTCACAAAAAAGAAGGGTGATAGTTTGATTGAACAAGCAAGCGACCAGGGTAAAGTTTTATACTTGGAAACACCATCCTCAGCTCCTACTCAACTATTTGATGGTtacatgaaaaataattttcccGAAGCAACAGCTGTAGTTACTATGCCAGAGGGCTATCCAATACCTCCGACAAAAAAGGACCAGCTACAGAACTATGAAGATGGTGCTTCTACATCTAACAGTGGTTTTGGTCCCACTTATGTCGACTCCCAGTCAAATGCTGTTGATTTTAGTTCTCTTAACCCTCCTCCTCTTCCTGAAAGAGTTTACTATTCAGAAAGGATTCCTAGGGAGCAAGTAGATTTGCTGAATCGGTCCACCAAGTCAGATGATTTACATGGTTCTCAGTTTAACATTTCCGATTTACTTTCTGATGCAAAACCCTCAGATTCAGTTACAGGATCTGACAACAACTTGCATAATGGGAATCAGCCTCTCCGATCTGAGGAATTGGGTGTTGCAGCAAAGCCTTTGCCTGCTGATGGCTATGCTATTGATAATGGGACTGCCAAACATCAAATATACAAACATTTTCCTGATCCAAGTAGCCAGTTGAAGTCAAAACTAACTGAGCATGTGAATTCTGAGTTGAAGAAG GTTCCCTCTGCTAGGCAACTTGAGGATCCTGCTTCATGTCTTCCCGAGGTCGATTGGGGCAATGCCACTGTTACAGAATCTAATGAAAGTCGCATGGTTCAAGGACTACCTGTTTCTCTAAATGGGAATCAAACTACCAAGGATGATTTTCAACCTTCTTCAAGTGTTGCTTCAAAGACATCACAAGGTGACATTCTAATTGATATTGATGATCGATTTCCCCGTGAAGTGCTTAGTGACATGTATAAAGCTTTACTTGAAGAAGGTTTCTCGGGTCGGCATCCACTAACCTCGGATGGAGTAGGTCTAAGCATAAATGTGAAAAATCATGAACCTACACCTTGGGAATATTTTCACAAACTGGCACAAGAAGGACTCAATAATGTCTCTCTCATTGATCAGGATCATGTTAGTTTTTCACCTGCAATAGAAGAAGTGGAAGATGAGGGTAGAACTCAACATGTTACGCCTCTAACAACAGGTGAAATATATCAGAAAGACTTACATGGAAGGGTTGAAACAGAAACTACTATTCTAAAGCCAAATGATCCCCTCGTGAAGGATACTGAAAGTATGCAATTTAATGCTATCATGGAAAACATAAGAGCACAGGAATCAGTTTTTGAG GATGGGAAGTTTGAAACAAGAAATCGTACACCTCCTGTTGATCCTCCCGTAAGTGAAATTGACCCGAATTCTTTGCAG GTCATAATGAATGAAGATCTTGAAGAGCTGAAGGAGCTGGGTTCTGGTACCTTTGGGACTGTGTATCATGGAAAATGGCGTGGAACCGATGTTGCCATCAAAAGAATAAAGAAGAGCTGTTTCACCGGTCGATCATCAGAGCAAGAGAGACTg ACTTTAGAATTCTGGCGGGAAGCTGATATTCTTTCCAAGCTTCATCACCCAAATGTTGTGGCATTTTATGGTGTAGTTCAGGATGGACCTGGAGGAACAATGGCCACTGTTACGGAGTACATGGTGGATGGTTCTCTTCGGCATGTATTGCTTCGCAAAGATAG GTATCTAGATCGTCGCAAGAGACTGATAATTGCTATGGATGCAGCTTTTGGAATGGAGTATTTACACTCAAAAAATATTGTTCATTTTGACTTAAAATGTGATAATTTGCTTGTGAACTTGAAAGATCCTTTACGGCCAATATGCAAG GTTGGTGATTTTGGCTTGTCAAAAATTAAGCGGAATACCTTGGTCTCGGGTGGCGTGCGGGGGACTCTTCCTTGGATGGCACCAGAGCTGCTGAATGGTAGCAGCAACAAGGTGTCAGAAAAG GTTGATGTGTTCTCCTTTGGCATAGTATTGTGGGAAATTCTAACTGGTGAGGAGCCTTATGCCAATATGCACTATGGTGCAATCATAG GTGGGATTGTTAATAACACATTAAGGCCAACAATTCCCAGTTACTGCGACTCAGAATGGCGAACACTGATGGAGCAGTGCTGGGCACCAAATCCTGCAGTCAGACCTTCCTTTACAGAAATTGCCCGTCGATTGCGTGTGATGTCTGTGGCAGCTAGCCAGGCAAAGGTGCAGGGCCAAAAGGCGTCTAAATGA
- the LOC130940756 gene encoding uncharacterized protein LOC130940756 isoform X2, with amino-acid sequence MEHSRFQKVLPSNTMEPRNGEFQPGLQPMMQDRPDDMHTIRRPPNVGTAQAKPVLNFSIQTGEEFALEFMRDRVNLGKPMFPNVGDTNYTPGYMDLKGILGISHPTSESGSDISMLSMVDKYPKEFERVNTSLQGDKSNYGSIRSIPRTSMTQDSRQLVQKYGSSRGSDSSSMLLKFLCSFGGRILPRPSDGKLRYVGGDTRILRIRKNISWQELLQKALLMYSQVHAIKYQLPGEDLDALVSVSCDEDLQNMMEECNHLEDREGSQKPRMFLFSLSDLEDAQFGLSGLGDDSEIQYVVAVNGMDMGSRRNSTLIGVNFSANDLHDLDRQNTERETGKVAVESVGVNNSLLNNKFDSSPNVESLQPVLPTSSNSYERYPQSLQPMHHGDPVGQYHVSRSVVEDIPTTMPPRALINQDGVFSKGHPPVGLPVHNSEIPPVVTKKKGDSLIEQASDQGKVLYLETPSSAPTQLFDGYMKNNFPEATAVVTMPEGYPIPPTKKDQLQNYEDGASTSNSGFGPTYVDSQSNAVDFSSLNPPPLPERVYYSERIPREQVDLLNRSTKSDDLHGSQFNISDLLSDAKPSDSVTGSDNNLHNGNQPLRSEELGVAAKPLPADGYAIDNGTAKHQIYKHFPDPSSQLKSKLTEHVNSELKKVPSARQLEDPASCLPEVDWGNATVTESNESRMVQGLPVSLNGNQTTKDDFQPSSSVASKTSQGFSGRHPLTSDGVGLSINVKNHEPTPWEYFHKLAQEGLNNVSLIDQDHVSFSPAIEEVEDEGRTQHVTPLTTGEIYQKDLHGRVETETTILKPNDPLVKDTESMQFNAIMENIRAQESVFEDGKFETRNRTPPVDPPVSEIDPNSLQVIMNEDLEELKELGSGTFGTVYHGKWRGTDVAIKRIKKSCFTGRSSEQERLTLEFWREADILSKLHHPNVVAFYGVVQDGPGGTMATVTEYMVDGSLRHVLLRKDRYLDRRKRLIIAMDAAFGMEYLHSKNIVHFDLKCDNLLVNLKDPLRPICKVGDFGLSKIKRNTLVSGGVRGTLPWMAPELLNGSSNKVSEKVDVFSFGIVLWEILTGEEPYANMHYGAIIGGIVNNTLRPTIPSYCDSEWRTLMEQCWAPNPAVRPSFTEIARRLRVMSVAASQAKVQGQKASK; translated from the exons ATGGAACATTCAAGATTCCAAAAAGTGCTTCCAAGCAATACAATGGAACCAAGAAATGGTGAATTCCAGCCTGGGTTGCAGCCAATGATGCAGGATCGACCGGATGACATGCATACAATTAGAAGACCACCTAATGTTGGTACGGCACAAGCCAAACCTGTACTTAATTTTTCCATACAGACAGGTGAGGAATTTGCTCTCGAATTTATGAGAGATAGGGTGAATCTTGGGAAGCCTATGTTTCCAAATGTCGGTGACACTAATTATACACCAGGTTATATGGATCTAAAAGGCATTTTAGGCATTAGTCATCCAACATCAGAAAGTGGATCAGACATTTCCATGCTTTCAATGGTTGACAAATATCCAAAAGAGTTCGAAAGAGTGAACACATCATTGCAGGGAGACAAAAGCAATTATGGGTCAATTCGATCAATACCAAGAACTTCAATGACTCAGGACAGTAGACAACTTGTGCAGAAGTATGGCTCTTCTCGAGGTTCCGATAGCTCATCAATGCTATTGAAGTTCCTTTGCAGCTTTGGTGGGAGAATATTACCTCGACCAAGTGATGGAAAACTAAGGTATGTTGGAGGTGATACACGTATTCTTCGTATAAGAAAGAATATATCTTGGCAGGAGCTCTTGCAGAAAGCATTATTAATGTATAGTCAGGTTCATGCAATCAAGTATCAGCTTCCGGGGGAAGATCTTGATGCTTTGGTATCTGTGTCATGTGATGAAGATTTGCAGAATATGATGGAAGAATGTAACCATCTAGAAGACAGAGAAGGATCACAAAAGCCTAGGATGTTTTTGTTCTCATTGAGTGATTTGGAGGACGCTCAATTTGGTCTCAGTGGTTTGGGTGATGATTCTGAGATCCAATATGTTGTTGCTGTTAACGGCATGGACATGGGATCAAGAAGAAACTCAACCCTGATTGGCGTGAACTTTTCAGCAAATGATCTGCATGATTTGGACAGGCAGAACACTGAAAGGGAGACTGGTAAAGTTGCTGTTGAATCTGTAGGTGTCAACAATTCTCTCTTGAATAACAAATTTGACTCATCACCAAATGTGGAATCCTTGCAACCAGTGCTACCTACTTCCTCAAATTCTTATGAAAGATATCCACAGTCCTTGCAACCAATGCACCATGGGGATCCTGTTGGTCAATATCATGTATCTAGATCTGTTGTTGAAGACATTCCTACTACTATGCCTCCTCGTGCACTGATTAATCAAGATGGGGTTTTTAGCAAAGGCCATCCACCAGTCGGATTACCAGTACATAATTCTGAAATACCACCAGTGGTCACAAAAAAGAAGGGTGATAGTTTGATTGAACAAGCAAGCGACCAGGGTAAAGTTTTATACTTGGAAACACCATCCTCAGCTCCTACTCAACTATTTGATGGTtacatgaaaaataattttcccGAAGCAACAGCTGTAGTTACTATGCCAGAGGGCTATCCAATACCTCCGACAAAAAAGGACCAGCTACAGAACTATGAAGATGGTGCTTCTACATCTAACAGTGGTTTTGGTCCCACTTATGTCGACTCCCAGTCAAATGCTGTTGATTTTAGTTCTCTTAACCCTCCTCCTCTTCCTGAAAGAGTTTACTATTCAGAAAGGATTCCTAGGGAGCAAGTAGATTTGCTGAATCGGTCCACCAAGTCAGATGATTTACATGGTTCTCAGTTTAACATTTCCGATTTACTTTCTGATGCAAAACCCTCAGATTCAGTTACAGGATCTGACAACAACTTGCATAATGGGAATCAGCCTCTCCGATCTGAGGAATTGGGTGTTGCAGCAAAGCCTTTGCCTGCTGATGGCTATGCTATTGATAATGGGACTGCCAAACATCAAATATACAAACATTTTCCTGATCCAAGTAGCCAGTTGAAGTCAAAACTAACTGAGCATGTGAATTCTGAGTTGAAGAAG GTTCCCTCTGCTAGGCAACTTGAGGATCCTGCTTCATGTCTTCCCGAGGTCGATTGGGGCAATGCCACTGTTACAGAATCTAATGAAAGTCGCATGGTTCAAGGACTACCTGTTTCTCTAAATGGGAATCAAACTACCAAGGATGATTTTCAACCTTCTTCAAGTGTTGCTTCAAAGACATCACAAG GTTTCTCGGGTCGGCATCCACTAACCTCGGATGGAGTAGGTCTAAGCATAAATGTGAAAAATCATGAACCTACACCTTGGGAATATTTTCACAAACTGGCACAAGAAGGACTCAATAATGTCTCTCTCATTGATCAGGATCATGTTAGTTTTTCACCTGCAATAGAAGAAGTGGAAGATGAGGGTAGAACTCAACATGTTACGCCTCTAACAACAGGTGAAATATATCAGAAAGACTTACATGGAAGGGTTGAAACAGAAACTACTATTCTAAAGCCAAATGATCCCCTCGTGAAGGATACTGAAAGTATGCAATTTAATGCTATCATGGAAAACATAAGAGCACAGGAATCAGTTTTTGAG GATGGGAAGTTTGAAACAAGAAATCGTACACCTCCTGTTGATCCTCCCGTAAGTGAAATTGACCCGAATTCTTTGCAG GTCATAATGAATGAAGATCTTGAAGAGCTGAAGGAGCTGGGTTCTGGTACCTTTGGGACTGTGTATCATGGAAAATGGCGTGGAACCGATGTTGCCATCAAAAGAATAAAGAAGAGCTGTTTCACCGGTCGATCATCAGAGCAAGAGAGACTg ACTTTAGAATTCTGGCGGGAAGCTGATATTCTTTCCAAGCTTCATCACCCAAATGTTGTGGCATTTTATGGTGTAGTTCAGGATGGACCTGGAGGAACAATGGCCACTGTTACGGAGTACATGGTGGATGGTTCTCTTCGGCATGTATTGCTTCGCAAAGATAG GTATCTAGATCGTCGCAAGAGACTGATAATTGCTATGGATGCAGCTTTTGGAATGGAGTATTTACACTCAAAAAATATTGTTCATTTTGACTTAAAATGTGATAATTTGCTTGTGAACTTGAAAGATCCTTTACGGCCAATATGCAAG GTTGGTGATTTTGGCTTGTCAAAAATTAAGCGGAATACCTTGGTCTCGGGTGGCGTGCGGGGGACTCTTCCTTGGATGGCACCAGAGCTGCTGAATGGTAGCAGCAACAAGGTGTCAGAAAAG GTTGATGTGTTCTCCTTTGGCATAGTATTGTGGGAAATTCTAACTGGTGAGGAGCCTTATGCCAATATGCACTATGGTGCAATCATAG GTGGGATTGTTAATAACACATTAAGGCCAACAATTCCCAGTTACTGCGACTCAGAATGGCGAACACTGATGGAGCAGTGCTGGGCACCAAATCCTGCAGTCAGACCTTCCTTTACAGAAATTGCCCGTCGATTGCGTGTGATGTCTGTGGCAGCTAGCCAGGCAAAGGTGCAGGGCCAAAAGGCGTCTAAATGA